A window of Solanum stenotomum isolate F172 chromosome 3, ASM1918654v1, whole genome shotgun sequence contains these coding sequences:
- the LOC125858635 gene encoding bidirectional sugar transporter SWEET14-like, with translation MMTHLAFVFGLLGNIVSFMVYLAPVPTFYKIYKKKSTEGFQSVPYVVGLFSAMLWIYYAFLKPDTTLLITINSVGCFIQTFYICFFLFYATKNAKMDTMKLLLSMNVVGLGLIILLTQFFAKGSNRAQIVGWICLIFSFCVFVAPLGVLRQVIRTKSVEYMPFQLSFFLTLSAVMWFFYGLLRKDYNIAIPNVLGFSLGVMQMTLYLIYKNAKKVTKEVKLEITEIVGDEELKLSEEILKEQIIDVVKLSAMVCSEIIPMVTAHELKNEINLPQLNVIINEDMIIKPKAIIEVPQLS, from the exons ATGATGACTCACTTGGCTTTTGTATTTGGCCTCCTAg gCAACATTGTCTCCTTCATGGTCTACCTTGCTCCAGT GCCAACGTTTTATAAGATTTACAAGAAGAAATCAACAGAAGGGTTCCAATCAGTTCCTTACGTCGTTGGATTATTCAGTGCCATGCTTTGGATTTACTATGCATTTCTTAAACCtgatacaactcttctcattacCATTAACTCTGTTGGCTGTTTTATTCAAACTTTCTACATCTGCTTCTTCCTCTTTTATGCCACCAAAAATGCCAAG ATGGACACGATGAAGCTGCTTCTTTCAATGAACGTCGTTGGTCTGGGTTTAATCATTTTGCTAACTCAATTTTTCGCAAAAGGCTCTAACCGTGCTCAAATTGTCGGATGGATTTgccttattttttcattttgcgTCTTTGTTGCACCTTTGGGTGTTCTC CGACAAGTTATAAGGACCAAAAGTGTGGAGTATATGCCATTTCAACTATCATTTTTCCTGACTTTAAGTGCCGTTATGTGGTTCTTCTATGGTCTACTACGCAAAGATTACAATATTGCT ataCCAAACGTGTTGGGATTTAGCCTTGGAGTGATGcaaatgactctttatttgaTTTACAAAAACGCGAAAAAGGTGACGAAAGAAGTGAAATTAGAAATAACAGAAATTGTTGGTGATGAAGAGCTTAAGCTTTCTGAAGAAATACTGAAAGAGCAAATAATTGATGTTGTGAAGTTGAGTGCAATGGTGTGTTCAGAAATAATTCCAATGGTTACTGCTCATGAGCTGAAGAATGAAATTAACCTGCCTCAACTTAATGTGATTATTAATGAAGACATGATAATTAAGCCAAAGGCAATCATAGAGGTCCCCCAATTATCATGA